A region of Streptomyces cinnamoneus DNA encodes the following proteins:
- a CDS encoding DUF6479 family protein: protein MRYEHTDLALPAWVGGVAPFIVGLFVVALLILAFVFGQRWRDKEPPPPSQPQRRQGAWQTREEHETGPTSPDHGPGHEDDNGRVDYVTEHREADPIQPEANGERVLPHEIRNPGSHPEEPSEERKKWEPGSSGSFGSGGAKGP from the coding sequence ATGCGCTATGAGCACACGGACCTCGCCCTGCCGGCCTGGGTCGGGGGCGTCGCCCCCTTCATCGTCGGGCTGTTCGTCGTCGCCCTGCTGATCCTCGCCTTCGTGTTCGGGCAGCGGTGGCGGGACAAGGAGCCTCCTCCCCCGAGCCAGCCGCAGCGGCGCCAGGGCGCCTGGCAGACGCGGGAGGAACACGAGACCGGCCCGACGTCGCCCGACCACGGCCCCGGGCACGAGGACGACAACGGCCGGGTCGACTACGTGACCGAACACCGCGAGGCCGACCCGATCCAGCCCGAGGCCAACGGCGAGCGGGTGCTGCCGCACGAGATCAGGAACCCCGGCAGCCATCCCGAGGAGCCCTCCGAGGAACGCAAGAAGTGGGAGCCGGGCAGCAGCGGGTCCTTCGGCAGCGGCGGCGCCAAGGGTCCCTAG
- a CDS encoding nucleoside triphosphate pyrophosphohydrolase codes for MNDSASGTDPLGRIVLLTTSHRVAPGLLSWPAWQTLRAADRVLCADADHPQLPYLREAGVEVEHTAPAARELVDYCAGGGRTAVVLTSAEGESALTDGLARLAGSGRESMPALELLPGSYDLPGARLLDLVQVMDRIRRACPWSGIRTHEDLAKYGLEEMYELLEAIETGDREALREELGDVLLQVVFHARIAQDDPDEPFSVDDVAGVIVDKLVHRHPHVFGEESAETPEDVRAHWMRTKDAEKRRDSVTEGVPLGQPALALAAKLASRVRSGGLDVPVPAGDGVGYELLALAVRAEAAGVEPETALRAAARTYRDAILAAEAATGQ; via the coding sequence GTGAACGACTCCGCATCCGGCACCGACCCCCTCGGCCGCATCGTCCTGCTCACCACCAGCCACCGCGTCGCGCCGGGGCTGCTGTCCTGGCCCGCCTGGCAGACCCTGCGCGCCGCAGACCGGGTGCTGTGCGCCGACGCGGACCACCCCCAGCTGCCGTATCTGCGGGAGGCCGGCGTCGAGGTCGAGCACACGGCGCCCGCCGCCCGCGAGCTGGTCGACTACTGCGCCGGCGGGGGGCGTACCGCCGTGGTGCTCACCTCCGCCGAGGGCGAGTCGGCCCTCACCGACGGCCTGGCCCGGCTGGCCGGCTCCGGCCGGGAGTCGATGCCCGCCCTGGAGCTGCTCCCCGGCTCGTACGACCTGCCCGGCGCCCGGCTGCTCGACCTGGTGCAGGTGATGGACCGGATCCGCCGCGCCTGCCCCTGGAGCGGCATCCGCACCCACGAGGACCTGGCCAAGTACGGGCTGGAGGAGATGTACGAGCTGCTGGAGGCCATCGAGACGGGGGACCGGGAGGCGCTGCGCGAGGAGCTGGGCGACGTGCTGCTCCAGGTCGTCTTCCACGCCCGCATCGCCCAGGACGACCCGGACGAGCCGTTCTCCGTCGACGACGTCGCGGGCGTCATCGTCGACAAGCTCGTCCACCGCCACCCGCACGTCTTCGGGGAGGAGTCCGCCGAGACGCCGGAGGACGTCCGGGCGCACTGGATGCGGACCAAGGACGCGGAGAAGCGCCGCGACTCCGTCACCGAGGGCGTCCCCCTGGGCCAGCCCGCCCTGGCCCTGGCCGCGAAGCTCGCCTCCCGCGTCCGCTCCGGCGGCCTGGACGTCCCGGTCCCGGCCGGGGACGGCGTCGGCTACGAACTCCTCGCCCTGGCCGTACGGGCCGAGGCGGCCGGCGTCGAGCCGGAGACCGCCCTGCGGGCCGCCGCGCGCACGTACCGCGACGCGATCCTGGCGGCGGAGGCGGCGACCGGACAGTAG
- a CDS encoding SurA N-terminal domain-containing protein, giving the protein MFRRRTALSVSTAAGLLAAVPLLTACGSTAHPGAAAVVGKDRITVSQLQGEVEDVREAQRSSPQGQQLLANSARLGQDTLIRLVQDRIVAQAGRDHGVEVTRRELQEQRTRVEKANGGAAATEDRFLALGIAPDRIDQALAMDLTHSKLNDKLGTARANQVLAQTSDALHVDVNPRYGTWDARRGTARTVLDPWLRPAAPPVPGEPA; this is encoded by the coding sequence ATGTTCCGCCGCAGGACAGCGCTCTCCGTCTCCACCGCCGCCGGGCTGCTCGCCGCGGTGCCCCTGCTCACCGCGTGCGGATCCACGGCGCACCCGGGGGCCGCGGCCGTCGTGGGCAAGGACCGGATCACCGTGTCGCAGTTGCAGGGCGAGGTGGAGGACGTCCGCGAGGCCCAGCGCTCCTCGCCCCAGGGCCAGCAGCTGCTGGCCAACAGCGCCCGGCTCGGCCAGGACACCCTGATCCGGCTCGTCCAGGACCGGATCGTGGCCCAGGCCGGCCGCGACCACGGCGTGGAGGTCACCCGGCGCGAGCTCCAGGAGCAGCGCACCCGGGTGGAGAAGGCCAACGGCGGCGCCGCGGCGACCGAGGACCGGTTCCTCGCGCTCGGCATCGCCCCCGACCGGATCGACCAGGCCCTCGCGATGGACCTCACCCACAGCAAGCTGAACGACAAGCTGGGCACGGCCCGGGCCAACCAGGTCCTGGCGCAGACCTCCGACGCCCTGCACGTCGACGTCAACCCGCGCTACGGCACGTGGGACGCCAGGCGCGGCACGGCCCGGACCGTGCTGGACCCCTGGCTGCGGCCCGCCGCCCCGCCGGTGCCGGGCGAGCCGGCGTGA
- a CDS encoding DUF2079 domain-containing protein, which yields MDSATADVSAPGRSTAGAPRPGPSWPARLRSPRLDPYWLSGVLFLLYTTLSVCRHRRMLTMSWDLGIFEQAIRGYAQLQAPIADLKGPGTNILGDHFSPVTALVAPFYRAFPTPVTLLVVQAALFALSAIPVTRLAARLLGRGRGLALGAAYGLSWGVQRAVDFDFHEIAFAMPLLAFSLEAVVRGRWRAAFCWAVPLVLVKEDMGVTVAAIGVLMLVRLRRGGRDRRAVALAAGLVAFGLAAAVLALGVIIPGFNSGGSYDYWNKLSADQGPAPTIPFETAARTLLWTLLPTTGLLALRSPVLLVTLPTLGWRFASHEEHYWGTDWHYSAVLMPVVFVALADALATAYDSRRPWLRRYAAQLPAAVVAAACALSVSLPLYSLTMPDTYRIPPGVKAAERLLDRIPDGATVETDVGPISRLVNRCRVFWIGDTRGIDPDYVAQHRGDGRTDADLVAEAQRMHPGAEYAPVGNEGGYTVLKRIR from the coding sequence ATGGACTCGGCCACCGCCGACGTTTCGGCACCGGGCCGGAGCACCGCCGGGGCCCCGCGGCCAGGGCCCTCATGGCCCGCACGGCTGCGCTCGCCGCGCCTGGACCCGTACTGGCTGAGCGGCGTCCTCTTCCTTCTCTACACGACACTGTCGGTCTGCCGGCACCGGCGGATGCTCACCATGTCCTGGGACCTGGGCATCTTCGAACAGGCCATACGGGGGTACGCACAGCTCCAGGCCCCCATAGCGGACCTCAAGGGGCCGGGCACCAACATCCTCGGCGACCACTTCAGCCCCGTCACCGCGCTGGTGGCCCCCTTCTACCGGGCCTTCCCCACCCCCGTGACCCTGCTCGTCGTGCAGGCGGCGCTCTTCGCGCTGTCCGCCATACCGGTGACCCGGCTCGCCGCCCGGCTGCTCGGCAGGGGCCGGGGGCTCGCCCTGGGAGCCGCGTACGGCCTGTCCTGGGGGGTGCAGCGGGCCGTCGACTTCGACTTCCACGAGATCGCCTTCGCGATGCCGCTGCTCGCCTTCTCCCTGGAGGCGGTGGTGCGCGGGCGCTGGCGGGCCGCGTTCTGCTGGGCCGTCCCGCTGGTGCTGGTCAAGGAGGACATGGGGGTCACCGTCGCGGCCATCGGGGTGCTGATGCTGGTGCGGCTGCGCCGCGGCGGACGGGATCGACGGGCTGTGGCCCTGGCCGCCGGGCTGGTGGCCTTCGGGCTCGCCGCCGCCGTCCTCGCCCTCGGCGTGATCATCCCCGGTTTCAACAGCGGCGGCTCCTACGACTACTGGAACAAGCTCAGCGCCGACCAGGGACCCGCGCCGACCATCCCCTTCGAGACCGCGGCCCGCACCCTGCTGTGGACCCTGCTGCCCACCACCGGGCTGCTGGCCCTGCGCTCCCCGGTGCTGCTCGTCACCCTGCCCACGCTCGGCTGGCGGTTCGCCTCCCACGAGGAGCACTACTGGGGCACCGACTGGCACTACAGCGCCGTGCTGATGCCGGTCGTGTTCGTCGCCCTGGCCGACGCGCTCGCCACGGCATACGACAGCCGCCGGCCGTGGCTGCGCAGGTACGCCGCCCAGCTGCCCGCCGCCGTGGTCGCCGCAGCCTGCGCGCTCAGCGTGTCACTGCCGCTCTACAGCCTCACCATGCCCGACACCTACCGGATACCCCCGGGCGTCAAGGCCGCCGAGCGGCTCCTGGACCGCATCCCCGACGGCGCCACCGTCGAGACCGACGTCGGGCCGATAAGCCGGCTCGTCAACCGCTGCCGCGTCTTCTGGATAGGCGACACCCGGGGCATCGACCCGGACTACGTCGCCCAGCACCGGGGCGACGGCAGGACCGACGCGGACCTCGTCGCCGAGGCACAGCGGATGCACCCCGGGGCCGAGTACGCCCCCGTCGGCAACGAGGGCGGCTACACGGTGCTCAAGCGCATCCGGTAA
- the mfd gene encoding transcription-repair coupling factor, with amino-acid sequence MSLHGLLDAVVHDPALAEAVKAAGDGNRPHVDLVGPPAARPFAVAALARDAGRPVLAVTATGREAEDLAAALRSLLPADSVVDYPAWETLPHERLSPRSDTVGRRLAVLRRLAHPRADDPAAGPVSVVVAPVRSVLQPQVKGLGDLEPVSLRAGRSADLEEVVAALAAAAYARVELVEKRGEFAVRGGILDVFPPTEEHPLRIEFWGDDVEEIRYFKVADQRSLEIAEHGLWAPPCRELLLTDSVRERAAALAEEHPELGELLGKIAEGIAVEGMESLAPVLVDDMELLLDVLPAGSMAVVCDPERVRTRAADLVATSQEFLQASWAATAGGGEAPIDVDAASLWGIADVRDRARELGMMWWSVSPFAAGEEDLDGDTLKLGMRAPESYRGDTARALADTKGWLADGWRTVFLTEGHGPAARTVEVLGGEGIPARLDADLAELAPSVVQVSCAGVDSGFVDPGLKIAVLTEADLTGQKSASKDLGRMPVRRRKTIDPLTLQAGDYIVHEQHGVGRYLEMVQRTVQGATREYLLVEYAPAKRGQPGDRLYIPTDQLEQVTKYVGGEAPTLHRLGGADWTKTKARAKKAVKEIAADLIKLYSARMAAPGHSFGADTPWQRELEDAFPYAETPDQLTTIAEVKEDMEKSVPMDRLVCGDVGYGKTEIAVRAAFKAVQDGKQVAVLVPTTLLVQQHFGTFSERYSQFPVVVKALSRFQTDTEAKAVLEGLREGSVDIVIGTHRLFSSETKFKDLGLVIVDEEQRFGVEHKEQLKKLRANVDVLTMSATPIPRTLEMAVTGIREMSTITTPPEERHPVLTFVGPYDQKQIGAAIRRELLREGQVFYIHNRVESIDRAAAKLREIVPEARIATAHGQMGESALEQVVVDFWEKKFDVLVSTTIVESGIDISNANTLIVERGDNFGLSQLHQLRGRVGRSRERGYAYFLYPPEKPLTETAHERLATIAQHTEMGAGMYVAMKDLEIRGAGNLLGGEQSGHIAGVGFDLYIRMVGEAVADYRASVEGGEEEPEAPLEVKIELPVDAHVPHDYAPGERLRLQAYRAIASANSEEDIKAVREELTDRYGKLPEPVENLLLVAGLRMLARSCGVSDITLQGSNVRFGPVELRESQELRLKRLHPRTVMKPATQQILVPRPATRPIGGKPLVGRELLAWTGEFLTTILS; translated from the coding sequence ATGAGCCTGCACGGTCTGCTCGACGCCGTCGTCCACGATCCGGCGCTCGCCGAAGCGGTGAAGGCCGCGGGCGACGGCAACCGCCCGCACGTCGACCTGGTCGGCCCGCCCGCCGCACGGCCCTTCGCCGTGGCCGCGCTCGCGCGGGACGCGGGGCGGCCCGTCCTGGCCGTCACCGCCACCGGACGGGAGGCCGAGGACCTGGCGGCCGCGCTGCGCTCGCTGCTGCCCGCGGACTCCGTCGTCGACTACCCGGCCTGGGAGACCCTGCCGCACGAGCGGCTCTCGCCCCGCTCCGACACCGTCGGCCGGCGTCTGGCCGTGCTGCGCCGGCTGGCGCACCCCCGCGCGGACGACCCCGCCGCGGGCCCGGTCAGCGTCGTGGTCGCCCCCGTGCGGTCCGTGCTCCAGCCGCAGGTCAAGGGACTCGGCGACCTGGAGCCCGTCAGCCTGCGCGCCGGCCGGAGCGCCGACCTGGAGGAGGTCGTGGCCGCCCTGGCCGCAGCCGCCTACGCCCGGGTCGAACTGGTCGAGAAGCGCGGCGAGTTCGCCGTCCGCGGCGGCATCCTCGACGTGTTCCCGCCCACCGAGGAGCACCCGCTGCGGATCGAGTTCTGGGGCGACGACGTCGAGGAGATCCGCTACTTCAAGGTCGCCGACCAGCGGTCCCTGGAGATCGCCGAGCACGGTCTGTGGGCGCCGCCCTGCCGTGAGCTGCTGCTGACCGACAGCGTCCGCGAGCGGGCCGCGGCGCTGGCCGAGGAGCACCCCGAGCTGGGCGAGCTGCTCGGCAAGATCGCCGAGGGCATCGCGGTGGAGGGCATGGAGTCCCTCGCCCCGGTCCTGGTGGACGACATGGAGCTGCTCCTGGACGTCCTGCCGGCCGGCAGCATGGCGGTCGTCTGCGACCCGGAGCGGGTGCGCACCCGGGCCGCGGACCTCGTGGCGACGTCGCAGGAGTTCCTCCAGGCGTCCTGGGCGGCCACCGCCGGCGGCGGCGAGGCCCCCATCGACGTGGACGCCGCGTCGCTGTGGGGTATCGCCGACGTCCGCGACCGGGCCCGCGAGCTGGGCATGATGTGGTGGTCCGTCAGCCCCTTCGCCGCCGGGGAGGAGGACCTCGACGGCGACACCCTCAAGCTCGGCATGCGCGCCCCGGAGTCCTACCGGGGCGACACCGCCCGCGCGCTGGCCGACACCAAGGGCTGGCTGGCCGACGGCTGGCGCACCGTCTTCCTCACCGAGGGCCACGGCCCGGCCGCCCGCACCGTCGAGGTGCTCGGCGGCGAGGGCATCCCCGCCCGCCTCGACGCGGACCTGGCCGAGCTGGCGCCGTCCGTCGTCCAGGTCTCCTGCGCGGGCGTCGACAGCGGCTTCGTCGACCCGGGCCTGAAGATCGCCGTGCTGACGGAGGCCGACCTGACCGGCCAGAAGTCGGCCAGCAAGGACCTGGGCCGGATGCCGGTCCGCCGCCGCAAGACCATCGACCCGCTGACCCTCCAGGCCGGCGACTACATCGTCCACGAGCAGCACGGCGTCGGCCGCTACCTGGAGATGGTCCAGCGCACCGTGCAGGGCGCCACCCGCGAGTACCTCCTCGTCGAGTACGCGCCCGCCAAGCGGGGCCAGCCCGGCGACCGCCTCTACATCCCCACCGACCAGCTGGAGCAGGTCACCAAGTACGTCGGCGGGGAGGCGCCCACCCTGCACCGGCTCGGCGGCGCCGACTGGACCAAGACCAAGGCGCGCGCCAAGAAGGCCGTCAAGGAGATCGCCGCCGACCTCATCAAGCTCTACTCCGCCCGCATGGCCGCCCCCGGCCACTCCTTCGGGGCGGACACCCCCTGGCAGCGGGAGCTGGAGGACGCCTTCCCCTACGCGGAGACCCCCGACCAGCTCACCACCATCGCCGAGGTCAAGGAGGACATGGAGAAGTCCGTCCCCATGGACCGCCTGGTCTGCGGCGACGTCGGCTACGGCAAGACGGAGATCGCCGTGCGCGCCGCCTTCAAGGCGGTGCAGGACGGCAAGCAGGTCGCCGTGCTGGTGCCCACCACGCTGCTCGTGCAGCAGCACTTCGGCACGTTCTCCGAGCGGTACTCGCAGTTCCCCGTCGTGGTGAAGGCGCTGTCGCGCTTCCAGACGGACACCGAGGCCAAGGCCGTGCTGGAGGGCCTGCGCGAGGGCTCGGTGGACATCGTCATCGGCACCCACCGGCTGTTCTCCTCCGAGACGAAGTTCAAGGACCTGGGCCTGGTCATCGTCGACGAGGAGCAGCGCTTCGGCGTCGAGCACAAGGAGCAGCTGAAGAAGCTGCGCGCCAACGTCGACGTGCTGACGATGTCCGCCACGCCCATCCCCCGCACCCTCGAGATGGCGGTGACCGGCATCCGTGAGATGTCGACCATCACCACCCCGCCGGAGGAGCGCCACCCGGTGCTGACCTTCGTGGGGCCCTACGACCAGAAGCAGATCGGCGCCGCGATCCGCCGCGAGCTGCTGCGCGAGGGCCAGGTCTTCTACATCCACAACCGCGTCGAGTCCATCGACCGGGCGGCGGCGAAGCTGCGCGAGATCGTGCCCGAGGCGCGGATCGCCACGGCCCACGGCCAGATGGGGGAGTCGGCGCTGGAGCAGGTCGTGGTCGACTTCTGGGAGAAGAAGTTCGACGTGCTGGTCTCGACGACGATCGTCGAGTCGGGCATCGACATCTCCAACGCCAACACGCTCATCGTCGAGCGCGGCGACAACTTCGGACTGTCGCAGCTGCACCAGCTGCGCGGTCGTGTGGGCCGCAGCCGCGAGCGCGGCTACGCCTACTTCCTCTACCCGCCGGAGAAGCCGCTCACCGAGACCGCCCACGAGCGGCTGGCCACCATCGCCCAGCACACGGAGATGGGCGCGGGCATGTACGTGGCGATGAAGGACCTGGAGATCCGCGGCGCCGGCAACCTGCTCGGCGGTGAGCAGTCCGGACACATCGCCGGCGTCGGCTTCGACCTCTACATCCGCATGGTCGGCGAGGCCGTGGCCGACTACCGGGCCTCCGTCGAGGGCGGTGAGGAGGAGCCGGAGGCACCGCTGGAGGTGAAGATCGAGCTGCCGGTCGACGCCCACGTCCCCCACGACTACGCGCCGGGCGAGCGGCTGCGCCTCCAGGCCTACCGCGCCATCGCCTCCGCCAACAGCGAAGAGGACATCAAGGCGGTCCGCGAGGAACTCACCGACCGCTACGGCAAGCTGCCCGAGCCGGTGGAGAACCTGCTGCTGGTCGCGGGCCTGCGGATGCTCGCCCGCTCCTGCGGTGTCTCGGACATCACCCTCCAGGGCTCCAACGTGCGCTTCGGTCCGGTCGAGCTGCGCGAGTCGCAGGAGCTGCGGCTCAAGCGGCTCCACCCGCGCACGGTCATGAAGCCCGCCACCCAGCAGATCCTGGTGCCCCGCCCGGCGACCCGCCCGATCGGCGGCAAGCCGCTGGTCGGCCGGGAACTGCTGGCCTGGACCGGCGAGTTCCTCACCACGATCCTCAGCTGA
- a CDS encoding ABC transporter permease: MTVLKTSLRNFLAHKGRMALSAVAVLLSVAFVCGTLVFTDTMNTTFDKLFSSTVSDVGVSPQKNDDAQQTGKPQTLPASLGGTLAKVPGVAEVEVHATNQQITVADGRNKSLSPASGAPTVGTNWNEGQKKSVEITSGHEPHGAGEVVLDSDTAAKHGVKQGDKLRVIATPGDFTVAVVGIATYKATNPGAAVFYFDTATAQTRLLGSADEYSGYGLTAAPGVSDEQLKKNVTAAIGTDYAVRTAAETKAENKKDIGSFLDVMKYALLGFAGIAVLVGVFLIVNTFSMLVAQRTREIGLMRAIGSSRKQVNRSVLAEALLLGVVGSVLGIGGGIALAVGLMELMGSMGMKLDTSDLTVKATTPVVGLAIGVVVTVLAAYLPARRAGKISPMAALRDAGNPADGRAGKVRAALGLLLTGAGGAALVAAATSDSAAAGSGMLGVGVLLTLVGFVVVGPLLAGYVVRAVSVVVLRLFGPVGRLAERNALRNPRRTGATGSALMIGLALVAALSVVGSSMVASATQQLDKSVGADFIIQAENDNALSPAVVKAVTSAGNVEHFTRYTHVVAKITTPDGRTATERLTAADPTYADDVRAETVQGKLADAYAKDAMAVPEGYAKDHGVRLGDRLTVAMTDGRTARLKVAAITSDDTSIDKGALYTGIATAASYLPADKMPLTGMILAKAADGRAKEAAASLKAAVADYPQIKVRDQADYKELIKGQVDQLLNMIYGLLALAIIVAVLGVVNTLALSVVERTREIGLLRAIGLSRRQTRRMIRLESVVIALFGALLGLGLGMAWGATSQKLLAMEGLGVLDIPWPTITAVFLGSAVVGLLAALVPAFRAGRMNVLNAIATD, translated from the coding sequence GTGACCGTCCTCAAGACCTCCCTGCGCAACTTCCTCGCGCACAAGGGCCGCATGGCGCTCTCCGCCGTCGCGGTCCTGCTGTCGGTGGCCTTCGTCTGCGGGACGCTGGTGTTCACCGACACCATGAACACCACCTTCGACAAGCTCTTCTCCTCCACCGTCTCCGACGTGGGCGTCTCCCCGCAGAAGAACGACGACGCCCAGCAGACCGGCAAACCGCAGACCCTCCCCGCCTCCCTCGGGGGCACCCTCGCCAAGGTGCCGGGCGTCGCCGAGGTCGAGGTCCACGCCACCAACCAGCAGATCACCGTCGCGGACGGCCGGAACAAGAGCCTCAGCCCCGCCTCCGGCGCCCCCACCGTGGGCACCAACTGGAACGAGGGGCAGAAGAAGTCCGTCGAGATCACCAGCGGCCACGAGCCGCACGGCGCGGGCGAGGTCGTCCTCGACTCCGACACCGCCGCCAAGCACGGTGTGAAGCAGGGCGACAAGCTCCGGGTGATCGCCACGCCGGGCGACTTCACCGTGGCCGTCGTCGGCATCGCCACGTACAAGGCCACCAACCCCGGCGCGGCCGTCTTCTACTTCGACACCGCCACCGCCCAGACCAGGCTCCTCGGCAGCGCCGACGAGTACAGCGGCTACGGGCTGACCGCCGCCCCCGGCGTCAGCGACGAGCAGCTGAAGAAGAACGTCACCGCGGCCATCGGCACGGACTACGCCGTGCGCACCGCCGCCGAGACGAAGGCGGAGAACAAGAAGGACATCGGCTCCTTCCTGGACGTGATGAAGTACGCGCTGCTCGGCTTCGCCGGCATCGCCGTGCTCGTCGGCGTCTTCCTCATCGTCAACACCTTCTCCATGCTGGTCGCCCAGCGCACCCGGGAGATCGGCCTGATGCGGGCCATCGGCTCCAGCCGCAAGCAGGTCAACCGGTCGGTGCTGGCCGAGGCGCTGCTGCTGGGCGTCGTCGGATCCGTCCTCGGCATCGGCGGCGGCATCGCGCTGGCCGTGGGACTGATGGAGCTCATGGGCTCCATGGGCATGAAGCTCGACACGTCCGACCTGACCGTCAAGGCCACCACGCCCGTCGTGGGCCTGGCCATCGGCGTCGTCGTCACCGTGCTGGCCGCCTACCTGCCCGCCCGCCGGGCCGGGAAGATCTCCCCGATGGCCGCCCTGCGCGACGCCGGCAACCCCGCCGACGGCAGGGCCGGCAAGGTGCGGGCCGCCCTCGGCCTGCTCCTGACCGGGGCGGGCGGCGCGGCGCTGGTCGCCGCGGCCACGTCCGACAGCGCCGCGGCGGGTTCGGGGATGCTGGGCGTCGGCGTGCTGCTGACGCTGGTCGGCTTCGTGGTCGTCGGCCCGCTGCTGGCCGGCTACGTCGTCCGCGCCGTCAGCGTGGTCGTCCTGCGGCTCTTCGGCCCCGTCGGCCGCCTCGCCGAGCGCAACGCGCTGCGCAACCCGCGGCGTACGGGCGCCACGGGCTCCGCCCTGATGATCGGCCTCGCGCTGGTCGCCGCGCTGTCCGTGGTGGGCTCCTCGATGGTGGCCTCGGCCACGCAACAGCTCGACAAGTCGGTGGGCGCGGACTTCATCATCCAGGCCGAGAACGACAACGCGCTGAGCCCGGCGGTGGTCAAGGCCGTCACCTCGGCCGGCAACGTCGAGCACTTCACCCGCTACACCCACGTGGTCGCGAAGATCACGACTCCCGACGGCAGGACGGCCACCGAGCGGCTCACCGCCGCCGACCCGACCTACGCCGACGACGTGCGGGCCGAGACCGTCCAGGGCAAGCTGGCCGACGCCTACGCCAAGGACGCCATGGCAGTGCCGGAGGGCTACGCCAAGGACCACGGCGTGCGGCTCGGCGACCGGCTGACCGTCGCCATGACCGACGGTCGCACCGCCCGGCTGAAGGTCGCCGCGATCACCTCGGACGACACCAGCATCGACAAGGGCGCGCTGTACACGGGCATCGCCACCGCGGCCAGCTACCTCCCGGCCGACAAGATGCCGCTGACCGGGATGATCCTCGCCAAGGCCGCCGACGGCCGGGCGAAGGAGGCCGCCGCGTCCCTCAAGGCCGCGGTCGCCGACTACCCGCAGATCAAGGTCCGGGACCAGGCCGACTACAAGGAGCTCATCAAGGGCCAGGTCGACCAGCTGCTCAACATGATCTACGGCCTGCTGGCCCTGGCGATCATCGTGGCGGTGCTGGGCGTCGTGAACACCCTGGCCCTGTCGGTCGTCGAGCGGACCCGGGAGATCGGCCTGCTGCGCGCCATCGGCCTCTCCCGCCGCCAGACGCGCCGCATGATCCGCCTGGAGTCGGTGGTCATCGCCCTCTTCGGCGCCCTGCTGGGCCTCGGCCTCGGCATGGCCTGGGGTGCCACCTCCCAGAAGCTGCTGGCCATGGAGGGCCTCGGCGTCCTGGACATCCCCTGGCCGACGATCACCGCGGTCTTCCTCGGCTCCGCCGTGGTGGGTCTGCTGGCCGCGCTCGTCCCGGCCTTCCGGGCGGGACGGATGAACGTCCTGAACGCGATCGCGACGGACTGA
- a CDS encoding ABC transporter ATP-binding protein, which produces MATAVSIPRTGGSGGRTAVAARARQVVKAYGSGETRVVALDHVDVDIARGQFTAIMGPSGSGKSTLMHCLAGLDTITSGQIFIDDTELTALNDKKLTRLRRDRIGFIFQAFNLLPTLNAIENITLPMDIAGRKPDRQWLERVVETVGLAGRLKHRPNQLSGGQQQRVAVARALAARPEIIFGDEPTGNLDSRAGAEVLGFLRRSVDELGQTIVMVTHDAVAASYADRVLYLADGRIVDEMYAPTAEAVFERMKHFDARGRVS; this is translated from the coding sequence GTGGCTACGGCTGTATCGATTCCCAGGACCGGGGGCAGCGGAGGGCGTACGGCCGTCGCGGCGAGGGCCCGGCAGGTCGTCAAGGCGTACGGGTCGGGGGAGACTCGCGTCGTGGCGCTCGACCACGTGGACGTGGACATCGCCCGCGGGCAGTTCACCGCCATCATGGGCCCCTCGGGCTCGGGCAAGTCGACGCTGATGCACTGCCTCGCGGGGCTCGACACCATCACCTCGGGGCAGATATTCATCGACGACACCGAGCTCACCGCGCTCAACGACAAGAAGCTGACGCGGCTGCGGCGGGACCGGATCGGTTTCATCTTCCAGGCGTTCAACCTGCTCCCGACGCTCAACGCCATCGAGAACATCACGCTCCCCATGGACATCGCCGGCCGCAAGCCCGACCGGCAGTGGCTGGAGCGGGTCGTGGAGACCGTGGGCCTGGCCGGGCGGCTGAAGCACCGCCCGAACCAGCTCTCCGGCGGCCAGCAGCAGCGCGTGGCCGTCGCCCGCGCCCTGGCCGCCCGGCCCGAGATCATCTTCGGTGACGAGCCGACCGGCAACCTGGACTCCCGGGCCGGAGCCGAGGTGCTGGGCTTCCTGCGCCGCTCGGTGGACGAGCTGGGCCAGACCATCGTCATGGTGACGCACGACGCCGTCGCCGCCTCCTACGCGGACCGCGTCCTCTACCTCGCGGACGGCCGGATCGTCGACGAGATGTACGCCCCGACCGCCGAAGCGGTCTTCGAGCGGATGAAGCACTTCGACGCGCGGGGCCGGGTGTCGTGA